The Microbacterium luteum genome includes a region encoding these proteins:
- the mfd gene encoding transcription-repair coupling factor has translation MTVPGIVRALEQDESFADAVSSASRDVDVSAPTGLDAPLLAAFLRRRIDSGRPPVLLAVAPTGRRAETLGTALEALIPNVEVVHFPAWETLPHERLSPSPETVGRRLDVLRRLAEHDGTTPFVVTASVRGAVQPLAAGLTDVPAITLRPGDRGHELDDVVAGLVERAYHRVDMVSRRGEFAVRGGILDVFPPVADHPYRVEFFGDEVDQIRAFSVADQRSLPGEVALVTLVASRELLLTPAVRERARARRDALPGVRGMLEKMAEGIPVEGMESLLPVLVDDLVTLADYLPEGSALALADPERSVTRAITLSETNREFLDAAWSAATAGAQTPVDLGAGDFVTLPTLRERITERGGVWWTLSGFDSGAADASAEGLIDVDAALEAAATVKVAAAAVPSFQGNVDGATEHVRGLLSDGWRVVVTASGPGLVERARDVLSERGIAARIVDGIDGDVPTGTAQLTCAVLERGFQSDGAKFAVLTETEFYGRTIGGDARVVKKLASLRRNVVDPLQLKPGDFVVHATHGIGKFVELVQREVSSGGRNAVKSQREYLVLEYAPSKRGYPGDKLFVPTDQLDLLSRYVGGEAPALSKMGGSDWAQAKGRARKAVRDIAVELVKLYSARMAAKGYAFGQDTPWQRELEEAFPFSETADQLQTIDEIKADMEKSIPMDRLLSGDVGFGKTEVAVRAAFKAIQDGKQVAMLVPTTLLVKQHLETFAERFAGFPVKVRALSRFQTDKEARQVVAGLADGSIDMVIGTHRILTEKVVFKDLGLMIIDEEQRFGVEHKDALKKLKTNVDILAMSATPIPRTLEMAVTGIREMSTLATPPEDRHPILSFVGPRNDKQIAAAIRRELLREGQVFYVHNRVQSIQRVAADLAELVPEARIAVAHGQMGEHQLEQVVDDFWERRADVLVSTTIIETGLDISNANTIIIDRADKYGLSQLHQLRGRVGRGRERAYAYFLYDDGKPLSETAADRLETIAVNNDLGSGMQVALKDLELRGAGNLLGAEQAGHIAGVGFDLYLRMIGEAVSQFRGEETEGPTELRLELPVQARIPEFYIDSERLRLEAYQKLSAAAAATAADDAIDLVLEELADRYGTPPEEVAGLISVARLRRRAARSGLADVVAMGPNLRIAPAHLPDSMRVRLQRLYPKAKLVANGDALVVPLPTAGGAALADADLLSWVGQLLDQLWPLAAETEKAAVS, from the coding sequence GTGACAGTTCCCGGGATCGTGCGCGCCCTCGAACAGGATGAGTCCTTCGCGGACGCCGTCTCCTCGGCCTCCCGCGACGTCGACGTCTCCGCTCCGACCGGTCTGGATGCGCCGCTGCTCGCCGCCTTCCTGCGCCGTCGGATCGACTCCGGGCGGCCTCCCGTCCTTCTCGCGGTGGCACCGACGGGCCGCCGGGCGGAGACGCTCGGGACGGCGCTGGAAGCGCTCATCCCGAACGTGGAGGTGGTGCATTTCCCCGCGTGGGAGACGCTTCCCCACGAGCGGCTGAGCCCGAGTCCCGAGACGGTGGGGCGTCGCCTCGACGTGCTGCGGCGACTCGCCGAGCACGATGGCACGACGCCGTTCGTCGTCACGGCGTCGGTGCGCGGTGCCGTGCAGCCGCTCGCCGCGGGGCTCACCGACGTGCCGGCGATCACGCTGCGTCCGGGCGACCGCGGTCACGAGCTGGATGACGTCGTCGCGGGGCTGGTGGAGCGCGCCTACCACCGCGTCGACATGGTGTCGCGCCGCGGCGAATTCGCCGTGCGCGGCGGCATCCTCGATGTCTTCCCGCCGGTCGCGGACCATCCCTACCGGGTCGAGTTCTTCGGCGACGAGGTGGACCAGATCCGCGCGTTCTCCGTCGCCGACCAGCGGTCGCTGCCGGGAGAGGTCGCCCTCGTGACACTCGTCGCGAGCCGGGAGCTGCTGCTCACCCCCGCGGTGCGCGAGCGCGCCCGGGCACGCCGAGACGCCCTGCCCGGCGTGCGGGGCATGCTGGAGAAGATGGCCGAAGGCATCCCGGTGGAAGGGATGGAATCGCTCCTGCCTGTCCTCGTGGATGATCTCGTGACCCTCGCCGACTACCTCCCGGAAGGCTCCGCGCTCGCACTCGCCGATCCGGAACGGTCGGTCACGCGTGCGATCACCCTGAGTGAGACGAACCGCGAATTCCTGGATGCGGCGTGGTCGGCCGCGACCGCCGGCGCCCAGACGCCGGTCGACCTCGGCGCCGGCGATTTCGTCACCCTCCCGACCCTGCGCGAGCGGATCACCGAGCGCGGCGGCGTGTGGTGGACCCTCAGCGGGTTCGACTCGGGCGCGGCCGACGCGTCGGCGGAAGGGCTCATCGACGTGGATGCCGCCCTCGAAGCCGCCGCCACCGTCAAGGTCGCCGCGGCAGCGGTGCCGAGCTTCCAGGGCAACGTCGACGGCGCGACCGAGCACGTGCGGGGTCTGCTCTCGGACGGCTGGCGCGTCGTGGTGACCGCATCCGGTCCCGGACTGGTCGAGCGGGCGCGCGACGTGCTGAGCGAGCGGGGGATCGCCGCGCGGATCGTGGACGGCATCGATGGCGACGTGCCCACGGGCACCGCGCAACTCACCTGCGCCGTGCTCGAACGGGGTTTCCAGTCCGACGGTGCGAAGTTCGCGGTGCTCACCGAGACGGAGTTCTACGGCCGCACCATCGGCGGCGACGCGCGCGTGGTGAAGAAGCTCGCCTCGCTGCGCCGGAACGTCGTCGACCCGCTCCAGCTCAAGCCCGGCGACTTCGTCGTGCATGCCACGCACGGCATCGGCAAGTTCGTCGAGCTGGTGCAGCGGGAGGTGTCCTCGGGCGGCCGCAACGCCGTGAAGAGCCAGCGGGAGTACCTGGTGCTCGAGTACGCGCCCTCCAAGCGCGGCTACCCCGGCGACAAGCTCTTCGTGCCCACCGATCAGCTCGACCTCCTGTCGCGGTACGTCGGGGGAGAGGCACCCGCGCTGTCGAAGATGGGCGGGAGCGACTGGGCGCAGGCGAAGGGGCGCGCCCGCAAGGCGGTGCGCGACATCGCGGTGGAGCTCGTGAAGCTCTATTCCGCGCGCATGGCCGCGAAGGGATACGCCTTCGGGCAGGACACGCCGTGGCAGCGCGAGCTCGAAGAAGCCTTCCCGTTCTCCGAGACGGCCGACCAGCTGCAGACGATCGACGAGATCAAGGCCGACATGGAGAAGTCCATCCCGATGGATCGACTCCTCTCCGGCGACGTCGGGTTCGGCAAGACCGAGGTCGCCGTGCGCGCGGCGTTCAAGGCGATCCAGGACGGCAAGCAGGTCGCGATGCTCGTTCCCACCACGCTCCTGGTCAAGCAGCATCTCGAAACCTTCGCCGAGCGCTTCGCCGGCTTCCCCGTCAAGGTGCGTGCGCTGTCGCGCTTCCAGACCGACAAGGAGGCGCGACAGGTCGTCGCCGGCCTCGCCGACGGGTCGATCGACATGGTGATCGGCACCCACCGCATCCTCACCGAGAAGGTCGTCTTCAAGGACCTCGGGCTGATGATCATCGACGAGGAGCAGCGCTTCGGCGTCGAGCACAAGGATGCGCTGAAGAAGCTGAAGACCAACGTCGACATCCTCGCGATGAGCGCGACCCCGATCCCGCGCACGCTGGAGATGGCGGTCACCGGCATCCGCGAGATGTCGACGCTCGCGACGCCGCCGGAGGATCGTCATCCGATCCTGTCGTTCGTCGGTCCCCGCAACGACAAGCAGATCGCCGCGGCGATCCGGCGTGAGCTGCTGCGCGAGGGACAGGTCTTCTACGTGCACAATCGGGTGCAGTCCATTCAGCGCGTCGCGGCCGACCTCGCCGAGCTCGTGCCCGAGGCGCGGATCGCGGTGGCGCACGGGCAGATGGGCGAGCACCAGCTGGAGCAGGTGGTCGACGACTTCTGGGAGCGTCGAGCGGATGTGCTGGTCTCGACGACGATCATCGAGACGGGCCTGGACATCTCCAACGCGAACACGATCATCATCGATCGCGCCGACAAGTACGGTCTGAGCCAGCTCCACCAGCTGCGCGGACGCGTCGGACGCGGTCGCGAACGGGCGTACGCGTACTTCCTCTACGACGACGGCAAGCCGCTGTCGGAGACCGCGGCCGACCGGCTCGAGACCATCGCGGTGAACAACGATCTCGGTTCCGGGATGCAGGTCGCCCTCAAGGACCTCGAACTGCGCGGGGCGGGAAACCTTCTCGGCGCCGAGCAGGCCGGACACATCGCCGGCGTCGGGTTCGACCTCTACCTCCGGATGATCGGCGAGGCCGTCTCGCAGTTCCGCGGCGAGGAGACCGAGGGCCCGACGGAGCTGCGTCTGGAACTGCCCGTGCAGGCGCGCATCCCCGAGTTCTACATCGACAGCGAGCGGCTGCGCCTCGAGGCCTACCAGAAGCTGTCGGCGGCCGCGGCCGCCACGGCGGCAGACGACGCCATCGACCTCGTTCTCGAGGAGCTCGCCGATCGCTACGGCACGCCCCCGGAGGAGGTCGCGGGGCTCATCTCCGTGGCGCGGTTGCGGCGCCGGGCGGCGCGTTCCGGGCTCGCCGATGTCGTCGCGATGGGTCCGAACCTCCGGATCGCGCCGGCGCACCTGCCCGACTCGATGCGTGTGCGCCTGCAGCGACTGTATCCGAAAGCGAAGCTCGTCGCGAACGGCGACGCGCTCGTCGTGCCGCTGCCGACCGCAGGCGGTGCGGCCCTGGCCGATGCCGATCTCCTGTCGTGGGTCGGCCAGCTGCTCGACCAGCTCTGGCCGCTCGCCGCCGAGACCGAGAAGGCCGCGGTGTCCTGA